The Phacochoerus africanus isolate WHEZ1 chromosome 15, ROS_Pafr_v1, whole genome shotgun sequence genome has a segment encoding these proteins:
- the DIRAS2 gene encoding GTP-binding protein Di-Ras2, giving the protein MPEQSNDYRVAVFGAGGVGKSSLVLRFVKGTFRESYIPTVEDTYRQVISCDKSICTLQITDTTGSHQFPAMQRLSISKGHAFILVYSITSRQSLEELKPIYEQICEIKGDVESIPIMLVGNKCDESPNREVESSEAEALARKWKCAFMETSAKLNHNVKELFQELLNLEKRRTVSLQIDGKKSKQQKRKEKLKGKCVIM; this is encoded by the coding sequence ATGCCGGAACAGAGCAATGATTACCGGGTGGCAGTGTTCGGAGCAGGTGGTGTGGGCAAGAGCTCGCTGGTCTTGCGGTTTGTGAAAGGCACCTTCCGGGAGAGCTACATCCCCACCGTGGAAGACACCTACCGGCAGGTCATCAGCTGTGATAAGAGCATCTGCACCCTGCAGATCACGGACACCACGGGCAGCCACCAGTTCCCGGCCATGCAGCGGCTGTCCATCTCCAAAGGGCACGCCTTCATCCTCGTCTACTCCATCACCAGCCGGCAGTCCTTGGAGGAGCTCAAACCCATCTATGAGCAAATCTGCGAGATCAAAGGGGACGTGGAGAGCATCCCCATCATGCTGGTGGGGAACAAGTGTGACGAGAGCCCGAACCGAGAGGTGGAGAGCAGCGAGGCGGAGGCGCTGGCGCGCAAGTGGAAGTGCGCCTTCATGGAAACCTCGGCCAAGCTCAACCACAACGTGAAGGAGCTCTTCCAGGAGCTGCTCAACCTGGAGAAGCGCAGGACCGTGAGCCTCCAGATCGATGGGAAAAAGAGCAAgcagcagaaaaggaaagagaagctcAAGGGCAAGTGCGTGATCATGTGA